One segment of Desulfonauticus submarinus DNA contains the following:
- the rpsO gene encoding 30S ribosomal protein S15, giving the protein MVMTSEEKAKIIEEFKRHDGDTGSPEVQIALLTARIKYLTEHFKVHKKDVHSRMGLLKLVGRRRGLLTYLKKKDIERYRAIIKKLGLRK; this is encoded by the coding sequence GTGGTAATGACATCAGAGGAAAAGGCAAAAATTATTGAAGAGTTTAAAAGACATGATGGAGACACTGGTTCTCCTGAAGTGCAAATTGCTCTACTGACTGCTAGGATTAAGTATTTAACAGAACATTTTAAAGTACACAAAAAAGATGTCCATTCCAGAATGGGTCTTTTAAAACTAGTTGGTCGTAGAAGAGGCCTACTTACTTATTTAAAGAAAAAAGATATTGAACGTTATAGAGCAATTATCAAAAAATTAGGCCTAAGAAAATAA
- the truB gene encoding tRNA pseudouridine(55) synthase TruB, with translation MKLNGLLLLNKPKNITSTACLNKIKYHFKIKKIGHGGTLDPLATGLLLVFIGQATKLSPFLMHNKKTYEGILELGKTSPSYDLGSEVSTSGSWENIDPKLIHKEIKAWELLTSQEVPPVSAAKYKGKPLYFHFRKGKDVPVKHKKINIFYAEVIKTELPYVHFKVSCSAGTYIRSLAHSLGKRLGCGAILVELKRTECTPFKLENAYSLAKVLEGDLNKFVLSIPEALFDWPQIKVNDYLARRLKNGAILDAREVSLPPKQGQRALFLTTKNEPIAIMECIDELNPKWKILRGLWN, from the coding sequence ATGAAATTAAATGGTCTGCTTCTTTTAAATAAACCTAAAAATATTACTTCTACTGCATGTTTAAATAAAATTAAATATCACTTTAAAATAAAAAAAATAGGTCATGGAGGAACTCTAGACCCATTAGCAACAGGCTTACTCTTAGTTTTTATTGGGCAGGCAACAAAACTATCCCCTTTTCTAATGCACAATAAAAAAACTTATGAAGGTATATTAGAACTTGGAAAAACTTCTCCTAGTTATGATCTTGGAAGCGAGGTTTCTACATCTGGCTCTTGGGAAAATATAGATCCAAAACTTATCCATAAGGAAATAAAGGCATGGGAACTTTTAACATCCCAAGAAGTTCCTCCTGTTTCTGCTGCAAAATACAAAGGAAAACCTCTTTACTTTCATTTTAGAAAAGGCAAAGATGTGCCTGTGAAGCACAAAAAAATAAATATTTTTTATGCAGAGGTAATTAAAACAGAGCTCCCCTATGTGCATTTTAAGGTTAGCTGTAGTGCTGGCACTTATATTCGTTCCCTGGCCCACAGCCTGGGGAAACGATTAGGGTGCGGAGCTATTTTGGTGGAACTTAAAAGGACAGAATGTACGCCTTTTAAGTTAGAAAATGCTTACTCTCTAGCTAAAGTACTGGAAGGAGACTTAAATAAGTTTGTTCTAAGTATTCCAGAAGCCCTATTTGACTGGCCTCAAATAAAGGTCAACGATTACCTAGCAAGGCGTTTAAAAAATGGGGCTATATTAGATGCTAGAGAAGTAAGTTTACCTCCAAAACAAGGGCAACGGGCTTTATTTTTAACTACAAAAAATGAGCCTATTGCCATTATGGAGTGCATTGACGAGCTAAACCCAAAATGGAAAATACTTAGGGGACTCTGGAATTAA